From Camelina sativa cultivar DH55 chromosome 7, Cs, whole genome shotgun sequence, one genomic window encodes:
- the LOC104699533 gene encoding zinc finger CCCH domain-containing protein 18-like encodes MDNNNKSIGVNEQVLEKQIGGCMAGFFNIFDRPHLISPKRLSSSSSSSSPPSPESESYSAASERSSPLRLKSRYQKSKKSVYSTPDLLLSPSPDSPHLLTRSPPLPPPDGRSDPSSYSSPWRFSKEAPRLSLDSRAVLDAKGSLKPRPIPPDSSPSVIARLMGLEPLPQLPLQRSASESRLSRDYTFFDFHDVKALEDPARPPPPPPSAVRRKPFSDSGDFFPPDRVSRISGFQTPPNDLETLKQLLQALRLKGLLHSSSSYKHHHTRIHNHVNDESARSHSAIRSRPGTPSPRRDQASKASLKSRTTRPTLKDQRRVSRPQPLQTGRSMSSPRSIVCSQEMWKVDDDYNRQGKTLLERCDKLLHSIAEMAAADDSQPSPVSVLDASLYHEDSSPSPVMKRSLDFTAESEDESWGGSISFSSSSSSSDSEYVYISDILRASHCLPQESDIFSLLEKQQYLKGKCASRAAAQERRLIFDAVQEIVGRRCRLPPWMMVAEADKMQVIWCEYQKIRKTKSSTEAEEEDLVGYVCGVLGRDLSEDRWRDRQVDMSEAVLDIERLVFKDLIGETIRHLAFLNRSNSLRRRLLF; translated from the exons atggacaacaacaacaagagcatTGGCGTGAACGAGCAAGTTCTCGAGAAGCAAATCGGCGGTTGCATGGCCGGCTTCTTCAACATCTTTGATCGACCTCATCTCATCTCTCCCAAGcgtctctcctcctcctcctcctcttcctctccgCCG AGCCCTGAATCTGAATCTTACTCCGCCGCCTCCGAGAGGAGTTCCCCTCTCCGTCTTAAATCGAGATATCAGAAGAGCAAGAAGAGTGTCTATTCTACCCCTGACCTGCTCCTCTCTCCGTCCCCTGATTCTCCTCATCTTCTCACCAGATCCCCGCCGCTCCCTCCGCCCGATGGACGATCTGATCCTTCTTCTTATTCCTCTCCCTGGAGGTTCTCTAAAGAAGCTCCTCGCCTCTCCCTCGATAGCAGAGCCGTCCTCGATGCCAAGGGTTCCCTCAAACCCAGACCGATCCCACCCGACTCCTCCCCAAGCGTCATCGCACGCCTCATGGGATTGGAGCCATTGCCCCAACTACCTCTCCAGAGATCTGCTTCCGAGTCCAGGCTCTCCAGAGACTACACATTTTTCGACTTCCATGATGTCAAGGCTCTCGAAGATCCGGCCAGACCTCCTCCGCCTCCGCCCTCAGCTGTACGCCGTAAGCCTTTCTCCGATTCCGGTGATTTCTTCCCTCCGGACAGAGTCTCCAGAATCAGCGGATTCCAAACTCCCCCAAACGATCTCGAAACCTTGAAGCAACTTCTCCAAGCTCTTAGGCTCAAAGGACTCTTGCACTCTTCTAGTTCTTACAAACATCATCACACCCGAATCCACAACCACGTGAATGATGAATCAGCTAGGTCCCACTCTGCCATCAGATCTAGACCCGGCACACCGAGCCCCAGGCGGGATCAGGCCAGCAAAGCAAGCCTCAAGAGTAGGACGACGAGACCAACGCTCAAGGACCAGCGGAGAGTCTCGAGACCCCAACCTCTCCAAACGGGACGCTCCATGTCTTCTCCCAGGAGTATTGTATGCTCCCAAGAG ATGTGGaaggttgatgatgattataacAGACAAGGCAAAACTCTATTGGAGAGATGCGACAAGCTGCTCCACAGCATAGCCGAGATGGCGGCTGCAGACGACTCACAGCCGAGCCCCGTCTCGGTTCTTGACGCCTCACTATACCACGAGGACTCTTCCCCATCCCCTGTCATGAAACGCAGCCTTGATTTCACTGCTG AATCGGAAGACGAATCTTGGGGTGGCTCCATCTCATTctcatcgtcatcgtcatcgtcaGACTCTGAATATGTATACATCTCCGATATCCTCCGAGCTTCCCATTGCCTTCCACAGGAGTCCGACATCTTCTCCCTGCTGGAAAAGCAGCAATACCTCAAAGGAAAATGCGCCTCCAGAGCCGCAGCTCAGGAAAGACGGCTCATCTTCGACGCAGTGCAAGAGATTGTTGGGCGGAGATGCAGGTTGCCACCGTGGATGATGGTGGCAGAGGCTGATAAGATGCAAGTCATCTGGTGCGAATATCAGAAGATAAGAAAGACAAAGTCGTCAACagaggcagaggaagaggacCTCGTGGGATACGTGTGCGGTGTCCTTGGAAGAGATCTATCAGAGGACCGGTGGCGAGATCGTCAGGTGGACATGTCAGAAGCGGTTCTTGACATCGAGCGGCTCGTATTCAAAGATCTCATCGGTGAAACCATACGCCATTTGGCTTTTCTTAACAGGTCCAACTCGCTGCGTAGGAGGCTGCTCTTCTGA